From the Vibrio metoecus genome, one window contains:
- a CDS encoding DUF3802 family protein has product MVVETDGYLALIEHLSFNMDVFTQEGDTGTESVEDVITDMVASNIMAIFEQNPELHSSVRFQLLKETDSVVDDLAEVLAGVWHRPATNEQIAFLDEYIALVKNLFDSAVAKYD; this is encoded by the coding sequence GTGGTTGTAGAAACCGATGGATATCTGGCCCTGATCGAACATCTTTCATTCAATATGGATGTTTTTACTCAGGAAGGGGATACGGGAACGGAAAGTGTTGAGGATGTCATCACAGATATGGTGGCAAGCAACATTATGGCTATTTTTGAACAAAACCCTGAGCTTCATTCTAGTGTTCGCTTCCAACTTCTAAAAGAAACAGACTCTGTAGTCGATGATCTTGCCGAAGTCCTTGCCGGCGTTTGGCATCGACCCGCGACTAATGAGCAGATTGCCTTTTTGGATGAATACATAGCCTTAGTGAAAAACTTGTTTGATTCGGCAGTCGCGAAATACGACTAA
- a CDS encoding C40 family peptidase yields MLAVKQTFSLFFLLFLVGCSSTPPSEPDSSSLTPDLSDRSFPSFSSVFTEWRGVPYQFGGNNKSGIDCSAFVQIAYRDAWQLSLPRTTESQAQTGQLIKYEQAQYGDLVFFKTSRTNIHVGVYLGNKQFMHASTSKGVIISRIDNPYWAAKFWQFRRIENPPMVSN; encoded by the coding sequence ATGTTGGCGGTCAAGCAAACGTTTTCCCTCTTTTTCCTCCTATTCCTCGTAGGATGTAGTTCTACACCGCCTTCTGAACCAGATTCATCCTCGCTAACACCTGATTTGAGTGATCGCTCTTTTCCTAGTTTTTCGAGTGTCTTCACAGAATGGCGCGGCGTGCCATATCAATTCGGAGGCAATAACAAAAGTGGGATTGATTGCTCTGCATTTGTGCAAATTGCCTATCGGGATGCATGGCAACTCAGCTTGCCACGGACAACGGAATCGCAAGCTCAAACGGGGCAGTTGATCAAATATGAACAAGCGCAGTATGGCGACTTAGTCTTTTTCAAAACTTCACGCACTAACATTCATGTGGGGGTTTATTTGGGAAATAAGCAGTTTATGCACGCTTCGACTTCGAAGGGCGTGATCATTTCGCGAATTGACAACCCTTATTGGGCTGCAAAATTCTGGCAATTTAGGCGGATTGAGAATCCGCCTATGGTATCCAATTAA
- a CDS encoding methyl-accepting chemotaxis protein has product MALTKNLSLTQALGTVFLCITILMISLSVTSLRGIERVGAQFTQLSEQALPFALNNAALTQNYLEQVKYLGYGTRSKTETELTQVLNEWQKLDVQARTEITLLEQSITQLSGVAESEQIAPLKKNIEHFNQLAQSILHLQQLQLSKSTQINEQAKQFRYGLSSIGPEMSRIASFLASDNPEAVDAANRFTASASAMESTFLLLLIEEEMPAAQKYRQELKNRVAGLELAFDDFKEWYPEIKDYASLTAPYDMVLSGFKAQAIIDQILNKLEDAQQQNTDFSAVAIVAQDLVAQLNQWSAFAQQHIQQGKQEVSDTISAVTITQQVSGAILVLAILIVWFSLRRWIGRSLSNITRHLNQLTEHKLNHSLALVGPQDFQNVAAQLNQVITSTHESIALVTRNCETLYQTAELSYGSAEQSNRSLSAQNQALLAMAATINQLEASIREIAGVSNDSFSDSVQAAEHSAQGVQVIEQNQHRLQALENTLSANDMAMSELNQRVTSIREMVDMISGIADSTNLLALNAAIEAARAGEQGRGFAVVADEVRKLASDTSKQTANIRDMMNELVNAATKSRQAVDESRKEMVSALQSSEEVKSTFMQIESAVSHIRTRVAQITDATEEQKRATADVSQAVAEISEQGQETKRQLDAMLESAEQVASIAGHQQTMLHKYQLD; this is encoded by the coding sequence ATGGCTTTGACAAAAAATCTTTCTCTCACACAAGCGCTTGGTACTGTGTTTCTGTGCATCACCATACTGATGATTAGTTTATCTGTCACCAGTTTACGTGGCATAGAGCGGGTTGGCGCGCAATTTACTCAGCTATCTGAGCAAGCTTTACCCTTTGCGCTTAATAATGCTGCGCTCACGCAAAACTACCTTGAGCAGGTGAAATACCTCGGCTATGGAACGCGCAGTAAAACAGAGACCGAATTAACTCAAGTATTGAATGAATGGCAAAAACTTGATGTACAAGCTCGAACGGAGATAACGCTACTAGAGCAAAGTATCACTCAGCTTTCTGGTGTGGCAGAAAGTGAGCAGATTGCACCATTGAAGAAGAACATTGAACACTTCAATCAATTAGCTCAATCAATTTTACATCTGCAGCAACTGCAATTGAGCAAATCAACACAGATTAATGAACAAGCGAAGCAATTTCGTTATGGGCTAAGTTCGATAGGGCCAGAAATGAGCCGCATCGCTTCTTTCCTCGCAAGCGACAATCCAGAGGCGGTCGATGCCGCTAACCGTTTTACGGCCAGTGCCAGTGCGATGGAAAGCACTTTTCTATTGTTGCTTATTGAAGAAGAGATGCCCGCGGCGCAGAAATATCGCCAAGAATTAAAAAATCGTGTTGCTGGGCTGGAGTTAGCATTTGATGATTTCAAAGAGTGGTATCCAGAAATCAAAGACTACGCCAGTTTAACTGCACCCTATGATATGGTTTTGTCTGGTTTTAAAGCACAAGCCATCATCGATCAAATCCTCAATAAACTTGAAGATGCTCAACAACAAAACACTGACTTTTCCGCAGTGGCTATCGTAGCTCAAGATTTAGTGGCACAGCTCAATCAGTGGTCTGCGTTTGCTCAGCAGCATATTCAACAAGGCAAACAAGAGGTGAGTGATACCATTTCTGCGGTGACAATAACTCAGCAAGTGAGTGGTGCGATCTTAGTGTTGGCGATTTTAATCGTGTGGTTCAGTTTGCGCCGTTGGATTGGGCGTTCTCTTAGCAATATCACTCGACACCTTAACCAACTGACGGAGCATAAGCTGAATCATTCCCTCGCTTTAGTCGGGCCGCAGGATTTTCAAAATGTGGCGGCGCAGTTAAACCAAGTGATTACGTCTACCCATGAATCGATTGCTTTGGTAACGCGCAATTGTGAAACACTTTATCAAACAGCAGAGCTGAGTTATGGCTCGGCAGAGCAGTCCAACCGAAGTTTGTCAGCACAGAACCAAGCCTTGCTTGCAATGGCGGCGACGATTAACCAGTTAGAAGCCTCGATCCGTGAGATTGCAGGAGTGAGTAATGACTCTTTCTCTGATTCTGTGCAAGCGGCTGAGCATTCTGCGCAAGGTGTTCAGGTCATTGAGCAAAATCAACACCGGCTACAAGCGCTAGAAAACACCTTGAGTGCGAATGATATGGCCATGTCTGAGCTTAATCAGCGCGTCACCAGTATTCGCGAAATGGTGGACATGATCAGCGGGATTGCCGATAGCACGAATTTACTCGCACTGAATGCGGCCATTGAGGCCGCACGTGCCGGAGAACAGGGGCGTGGCTTTGCTGTGGTCGCCGATGAAGTACGCAAATTAGCCAGCGATACCAGTAAACAGACGGCCAATATCCGCGACATGATGAACGAGTTAGTAAACGCGGCAACGAAATCGCGCCAAGCGGTGGATGAATCACGCAAGGAAATGGTATCTGCTCTGCAATCCAGTGAAGAGGTGAAAAGCACGTTTATGCAGATCGAAAGCGCGGTCTCACACATTCGTACTCGAGTCGCGCAAATCACTGATGCCACCGAAGAACAGAAGCGCGCTACGGCGGATGTGAGTCAAGCTGTGGCAGAAATTTCCGAACAGGGGCAAGAAACCAAGCGCCAGTTGGATGCTATGTTGGAAAGCGCTGAGCAAGTTGCCAGCATCGCAGGACATCAACAGACCATGCTGCACAAATACCAGTTGGATTGA
- a CDS encoding sterol desaturase family protein, which yields MNVSVEHVRLGIFFAVLVICALWESNYPRKTRSQSKLVRWLNNLGLVSFNSVLLSVLMPFLAFSAAQWAENHQFGLFHWLEIPPTIALIVSVILLDAVIYWQHLLFHRIPWLWRLHRMHHADQDIDVTTGSRFHPLEIIISAWIKIGAVTLLGVSPIAVVVFEVVLNASAMFNHSNAKLPYKADQWLRLLMVTPDMHRVHHSVFVHETHSNFGFFLSLWDRLFRTYIAQPEMGHERMKIGLPLFRTAREQWLDKMLTQPFRDK from the coding sequence ATGAATGTTTCTGTTGAACATGTTCGATTAGGCATTTTTTTCGCTGTATTGGTGATCTGCGCCTTATGGGAATCCAATTATCCGCGGAAAACACGATCTCAAAGCAAGCTGGTCCGTTGGTTAAACAATTTGGGATTGGTGAGCTTCAATAGCGTTTTGCTTTCCGTGTTAATGCCTTTTCTCGCTTTTAGTGCCGCACAGTGGGCTGAAAACCATCAATTTGGTTTGTTCCACTGGTTAGAAATTCCGCCAACAATAGCTTTAATCGTTTCCGTTATTCTATTGGATGCCGTGATTTATTGGCAGCACTTGCTGTTTCACCGTATTCCTTGGCTATGGCGCCTACATCGTATGCATCATGCCGACCAAGATATCGATGTGACAACCGGTAGCCGTTTTCATCCGCTCGAAATTATCATTTCCGCATGGATTAAAATTGGTGCGGTGACGTTATTGGGCGTTTCCCCGATTGCCGTTGTGGTTTTTGAGGTGGTCTTAAATGCTAGTGCGATGTTTAACCATAGCAACGCCAAACTACCTTACAAAGCCGATCAATGGCTGCGTTTATTGATGGTAACGCCAGATATGCACCGCGTCCACCACTCTGTATTCGTGCACGAAACCCATTCTAATTTCGGCTTTTTCCTCTCACTATGGGATCGCTTGTTTAGAACCTATATTGCGCAACCCGAAATGGGACATGAGCGAATGAAGATTGGCCTCCCCCTGTTTCGTACAGCACGTGAACAGTGGCTAGATAAAATGCTGACGCAACCGTTTCGAGACAAATAG
- a CDS encoding tRNA-uridine aminocarboxypropyltransferase translates to MRIHAFHHLYQYRLERSTKPFLARGGKIKRCPYCLVELTHCLCEHQPDIKSDIAVLLIVSENEVFKPSNTGRLIADTVKETHVYQWSRTEANPEMIALLSNPAYYPVLIFPAETEEDKTRVLSSIPTEFSGKKPLLVLIDGSWREAKRIFRKSPYLAPLPLVSVEPERLSQYIMRKSENEQHLATAEVACLVLEMFGQQHVADTLSLWFEAFKETYLMCKSRNKPNTAKPALHTWIAHQQSESCL, encoded by the coding sequence ATGAGAATTCACGCTTTTCATCACTTATATCAATATCGCTTAGAACGTTCAACCAAGCCATTTTTAGCGCGAGGTGGCAAGATAAAACGTTGTCCTTACTGTTTAGTTGAGTTAACTCACTGCTTGTGTGAGCATCAGCCCGATATTAAAAGTGACATTGCGGTGCTACTCATTGTGTCCGAAAACGAAGTATTTAAACCCAGCAACACTGGGCGCTTAATTGCAGATACGGTGAAAGAGACCCATGTGTATCAATGGAGTCGTACTGAAGCAAACCCAGAGATGATCGCGTTACTCAGTAATCCTGCCTATTATCCAGTGCTTATTTTCCCTGCGGAAACAGAAGAAGACAAAACTCGTGTGTTAAGCTCTATCCCAACTGAATTTTCAGGCAAAAAACCATTATTGGTATTGATTGATGGCAGTTGGCGTGAAGCGAAGCGCATCTTCCGTAAATCACCGTATCTTGCACCATTGCCTTTGGTATCGGTGGAGCCGGAACGCTTATCGCAATACATCATGCGTAAATCGGAAAATGAACAACACTTGGCCACCGCAGAAGTAGCGTGTTTAGTGTTGGAAATGTTTGGCCAACAACATGTGGCGGATACGTTATCGCTGTGGTTTGAAGCCTTTAAAGAAACCTACCTGATGTGCAAATCGCGCAATAAACCCAACACCGCAAAACCCGCGCTGCATACATGGATTGCACATCAGCAAAGCGAGAGCTGCCTCTAA
- the nagK gene encoding N-acetylglucosamine kinase, with protein MYYGFDVGGTKIEFGAFNEQLERVATERVPTPTDDYAKLIDTIAGLVQKYDAQFGVEGTVGLGIPGMEDADDGCVLTVNVPAAKGKPLRADLEAKLGRTVKVENDANCFALSEAWDDELKDATSVMGLILGTGFGGGLVYQGKIFSGRNHVAGEIGHMRLPIDAWFHLGEKAPLLNCGCGNKGCMDNYLSGRGFELLYEHYYGEKKKAIEIINAQKEGEAKAVEHVERFMELLAICFGNIFTANDPHVVVLGGGLSNYDLIYEEMPKRVPKHLLSVAKCPKIVKAKHGDSGGVRGAAFLNIK; from the coding sequence ATGTATTACGGCTTTGATGTTGGCGGAACCAAAATTGAATTTGGTGCGTTCAACGAGCAGTTAGAGCGTGTTGCAACTGAACGTGTACCGACACCGACTGATGATTATGCAAAATTAATCGACACCATCGCGGGGCTGGTACAGAAATACGATGCTCAGTTTGGAGTGGAAGGCACAGTTGGTCTTGGTATTCCGGGAATGGAAGATGCCGACGATGGTTGCGTGTTAACGGTGAACGTACCTGCTGCAAAAGGCAAACCGCTGCGTGCTGATCTGGAAGCGAAACTGGGTCGCACTGTAAAAGTAGAAAACGATGCTAACTGTTTTGCACTCTCCGAAGCTTGGGATGATGAACTAAAAGATGCCACATCCGTTATGGGCCTGATTCTAGGCACTGGCTTTGGCGGTGGTTTGGTTTACCAAGGCAAAATATTTTCAGGCCGTAACCACGTAGCGGGCGAAATTGGTCACATGCGCCTACCGATTGATGCCTGGTTCCATCTTGGTGAAAAAGCGCCATTGCTCAACTGTGGTTGTGGTAACAAAGGTTGTATGGATAACTATCTCTCTGGCCGTGGTTTTGAGCTGTTGTATGAGCACTACTACGGCGAAAAGAAAAAGGCGATTGAGATCATCAACGCACAGAAAGAGGGTGAAGCCAAAGCCGTTGAGCACGTTGAGCGCTTTATGGAGCTGTTGGCGATCTGTTTCGGTAACATCTTTACCGCGAACGATCCACACGTCGTAGTGTTAGGTGGTGGTTTGTCAAACTACGATCTGATTTATGAAGAGATGCCAAAGCGTGTGCCTAAGCATCTGCTCTCTGTTGCGAAATGCCCGAAAATCGTTAAAGCCAAACATGGCGACTCAGGCGGTGTGCGCGGAGCGGCTTTCCTAAACATTAAATAA
- a CDS encoding DUF2960 domain-containing protein, producing MARTIIYTYKNQEKTLTFSYEKHHNIHEAVAEAEGIDLTEFLKMEMQLEAISDTKSVRNFRDNHFKKLGFGIITLQPKENFGVGKKPKATR from the coding sequence ATGGCTCGTACCATCATCTATACCTACAAAAACCAAGAGAAAACGCTGACTTTCTCATACGAAAAGCATCACAACATTCATGAAGCGGTAGCCGAAGCGGAAGGCATTGATTTGACCGAATTTCTGAAGATGGAGATGCAGCTGGAAGCGATTTCCGATACTAAATCGGTGCGTAACTTCCGTGATAACCACTTTAAAAAGCTCGGTTTTGGCATCATCACTCTACAACCGAAAGAGAATTTTGGTGTAGGCAAAAAACCAAAAGCGACTCGCTAA
- a CDS encoding bifunctional molybdopterin-guanine dinucleotide biosynthesis adaptor protein MobB/molybdopterin molybdotransferase MoeA, producing the protein MIASAYQNPQRPNLPLLGFAAYSGTGKTTLLEALLPKLTAAGLRIGLLKHAHHDFDVDKPGKDSYRLRKAGASQMLIASRNRHALMTETPDAEAEFDYLLTRYDAEKLDVILVEGCKNIAFPKIELHRAEVGKPWLYPHDENIIAIAADESVETALPQMHINDLDAIADFVLDYVNKWCAQHIQPHTVSDSKNSVAVCCDTLSPAFLSVEQGREKILSLISPLAETESVAIQECHQRILAREVHSPINVPAYRNSAMDGYALRSDDLERESYRVVAEVLAGSHYPKTVELGEVVKIMTGAPMPQGADTVVMREQATQNGDALSFAGAKIKAGQNVRQAGEDLAQGQAVFHSGQRLLSPEMGMLASLGFAHADVFRSLKVAIFSTGDEVQAPGGDIEPNSIFDSNRFTLTGLLKQLGCQVIDLGIIEDDEAKMMQVLEQAAKQADMVITSGGVSVGDADFIKSALEKLGQIDFWRINMRPGRPLAFGQIAGKPFFGLPGNPVAVMVSFINFVEPALRKMQGEQGWQPLKVNALALEDLRSRQGRTEFSRGVYAFNAQGQLTVRTTGKQGSGILRSMSEANCLIEIAPAIDTVKVGESVTIIPLQGRI; encoded by the coding sequence ATGATTGCTTCTGCATACCAGAATCCTCAACGCCCTAACCTGCCATTACTCGGTTTCGCTGCCTATTCTGGAACCGGAAAAACGACCTTATTAGAAGCCCTACTTCCTAAGCTGACGGCGGCTGGCTTGCGCATTGGCCTACTGAAACATGCACATCACGATTTTGATGTCGATAAGCCGGGCAAAGACAGCTATCGCTTACGTAAAGCGGGGGCATCTCAAATGCTGATTGCTTCACGTAACCGTCATGCACTGATGACCGAAACCCCCGATGCCGAAGCGGAGTTTGATTATCTGCTGACTCGATATGATGCCGAGAAGCTGGATGTCATTTTGGTTGAAGGCTGTAAAAATATCGCTTTTCCAAAAATTGAACTACACCGCGCTGAAGTCGGAAAACCTTGGCTTTACCCTCACGATGAAAACATCATTGCGATTGCTGCCGATGAATCGGTAGAAACGGCTCTCCCGCAAATGCACATTAATGATCTCGATGCGATCGCTGATTTCGTTTTGGATTATGTCAATAAGTGGTGCGCGCAGCACATTCAACCACACACAGTGTCAGATTCCAAAAACAGTGTAGCGGTATGCTGCGACACTTTATCTCCTGCTTTCCTTTCTGTAGAGCAAGGCCGCGAGAAGATCCTTTCGCTCATTTCGCCTTTGGCAGAGACAGAATCGGTAGCGATTCAAGAGTGCCATCAACGCATACTGGCGCGTGAAGTACACTCTCCGATCAATGTCCCCGCCTATCGCAACTCAGCGATGGATGGTTATGCGCTGCGCAGTGATGATCTTGAAAGAGAAAGCTACCGTGTAGTGGCAGAAGTGTTAGCTGGCAGTCATTACCCTAAAACGGTTGAGCTCGGCGAAGTAGTGAAGATTATGACTGGCGCACCCATGCCGCAAGGTGCCGATACAGTGGTCATGCGTGAACAAGCCACGCAAAACGGCGATGCTTTGAGTTTTGCGGGTGCAAAAATCAAAGCAGGGCAAAACGTACGCCAAGCGGGTGAAGATTTGGCGCAAGGCCAAGCGGTGTTTCACTCTGGCCAGCGTTTGCTTTCTCCAGAAATGGGCATGTTGGCGTCACTGGGTTTCGCGCACGCAGACGTTTTCCGCTCGCTTAAAGTCGCAATTTTCTCGACTGGCGATGAAGTACAAGCGCCCGGCGGTGACATTGAGCCCAACTCTATTTTTGATTCCAACCGCTTTACTCTGACGGGGTTACTCAAACAGCTCGGCTGCCAAGTGATCGATCTCGGCATCATTGAAGATGACGAGGCTAAAATGATGCAAGTGCTTGAGCAAGCGGCAAAACAGGCGGATATGGTGATCACTTCCGGTGGTGTCTCTGTGGGTGATGCGGATTTCATCAAATCCGCACTAGAAAAACTGGGGCAAATTGATTTTTGGCGGATCAATATGCGTCCGGGCCGCCCACTGGCGTTTGGTCAGATTGCAGGAAAACCTTTCTTCGGTCTACCGGGCAACCCTGTCGCGGTAATGGTTTCTTTCATCAACTTTGTGGAACCTGCCCTGCGTAAAATGCAAGGTGAACAAGGTTGGCAACCACTGAAAGTCAATGCGCTTGCGTTGGAAGATCTGCGTTCTCGCCAAGGTAGAACCGAGTTCAGTCGTGGGGTTTATGCGTTCAATGCGCAAGGTCAATTGACAGTACGTACCACGGGCAAACAAGGTTCGGGAATTTTGCGCTCGATGAGTGAAGCGAACTGCTTGATTGAGATTGCTCCGGCGATTGATACGGTAAAAGTCGGTGAAAGCGTGACAATCATCCCACTTCAAGGCAGAATCTAG
- the mobA gene encoding molybdenum cofactor guanylyltransferase MobA gives MTTTQTLPTLQPSDTSWVILAGGQASRMGGQDKGLIQLNGQPLIQHVIDKLAPQSPTLLINANRNQSQYQQFAPVISDEFPDYPGPLGGIHAGLCHAPTDWVGFVPCDSPLICDDLVARFCQAVKPESDILVAHDGEHQQPVFTLFHKRVLPKLSAFLARGDRKIILLYDECHTSYVDFSDAPSCFFNLNTPQELAQFGALHP, from the coding sequence ATGACAACCACACAGACACTTCCCACACTTCAACCTTCGGACACTAGCTGGGTGATTCTTGCTGGCGGACAAGCCAGCCGCATGGGTGGACAAGACAAAGGGCTGATCCAGTTGAATGGTCAGCCACTGATTCAACATGTGATCGATAAGCTGGCACCGCAAAGCCCGACTTTGCTCATCAACGCCAATCGCAACCAAAGCCAATATCAACAATTTGCGCCGGTGATCAGTGATGAGTTTCCAGATTACCCCGGTCCTTTAGGCGGCATTCATGCGGGTTTATGTCATGCTCCAACCGATTGGGTCGGTTTTGTCCCTTGTGATAGCCCGTTAATTTGCGATGATTTGGTTGCCCGTTTCTGTCAGGCCGTCAAACCCGAGAGCGATATTTTAGTGGCTCATGATGGTGAACATCAGCAACCTGTGTTTACCCTATTTCATAAACGCGTGTTACCCAAACTCAGCGCCTTTTTAGCCCGCGGCGATCGCAAAATCATCTTGCTTTACGATGAATGCCATACCTCTTACGTCGATTTTAGCGATGCACCGAGCTGTTTTTTTAATTTGAATACGCCACAAGAGTTGGCGCAATTTGGAGCGTTACATCCATGA
- a CDS encoding energy-coupling factor ABC transporter ATP-binding protein, with translation MTIKLTAQQFSMRFKDRVLFHIPEISIGPNDAIYLKGDNGVGKTTLLKILAGLLQPSSGKVLGRKPWWQRLFLTSATSEVVYLHQSPYLFDDTVYQNVVYGIRFSGLSAHEKRAQVIKALRMVGLETLADEHISVLSGGEKQRVAMARAWILKPSILLMDEPSASLDQESIERLVIMARDLLERGSSLVITSHQTNALTALCKKQWWIKDRQLTESPLLQIVKEKNDNHTDTSHTSTFGH, from the coding sequence ATGACGATCAAACTTACCGCACAGCAGTTTTCCATGCGTTTTAAAGATCGCGTGTTATTTCATATTCCAGAGATCTCGATTGGCCCCAATGATGCCATTTACCTGAAGGGCGACAACGGTGTGGGCAAAACCACCCTGTTGAAAATTCTCGCAGGCCTATTACAACCGAGCAGCGGCAAGGTACTTGGCCGAAAACCTTGGTGGCAACGCTTGTTTTTGACTTCCGCGACCTCAGAAGTTGTCTATCTTCATCAAAGCCCCTATCTGTTTGATGACACGGTTTATCAAAATGTGGTGTACGGCATTCGTTTCAGTGGCTTGTCTGCGCATGAAAAACGAGCGCAAGTGATCAAAGCCCTGCGTATGGTGGGATTAGAAACTCTGGCCGATGAGCATATTTCTGTGCTCTCAGGTGGAGAAAAACAGCGCGTGGCGATGGCGCGAGCGTGGATCCTCAAGCCTTCGATTTTACTGATGGATGAACCGAGTGCGTCATTGGATCAGGAATCTATTGAGAGATTGGTTATAATGGCGCGAGATTTATTAGAGCGCGGCTCCAGTCTTGTGATCACCAGCCACCAAACCAACGCCCTCACGGCGCTGTGTAAAAAACAGTGGTGGATTAAAGATCGTCAACTGACAGAGTCGCCCTTGCTGCAGATTGTGAAAGAAAAAAATGACAACCACACAGACACTTCCCACACTTCAACCTTCGGACACTAG
- a CDS encoding ABC transporter permease, whose product MSLWQTTLDALHLLVSLDAKLWEIVAVSFSVSLTAISLVLIPAVVLSFVLAYTNFHGKWTLLSLINTLQAVPTVVIGLLLYMLLSRAGPLGDWQMLFTQQAMILGQALICFPILVAMMHGALQSTDRRSLETSMTLGASVPRLFATLVWEARFPLMAATIAGFSRIVTEVGCSMMVGGNIMGLTRNIPTAISLESNKGAFAQGVALGMVLLALALGLNFLLSSLRGKGYLRT is encoded by the coding sequence ATGAGTCTTTGGCAAACAACTCTTGATGCTTTGCATCTGTTGGTGAGTCTAGACGCTAAGCTATGGGAGATCGTTGCGGTCTCCTTTAGCGTCTCGCTGACTGCGATTTCGTTGGTACTGATACCCGCCGTGGTGCTCTCTTTTGTGTTGGCGTACACCAACTTTCACGGTAAATGGACTCTGCTTTCGCTGATCAACACCTTGCAAGCGGTTCCGACTGTCGTGATCGGTTTGCTGCTATATATGTTGCTCTCGCGCGCAGGCCCACTCGGTGATTGGCAGATGCTGTTTACCCAACAAGCGATGATTTTAGGCCAAGCACTGATCTGTTTTCCGATTCTGGTTGCCATGATGCATGGTGCGTTGCAATCGACCGATCGTCGCTCACTCGAAACTTCAATGACGCTGGGAGCTTCCGTACCTAGACTCTTTGCAACCTTAGTCTGGGAAGCGCGCTTTCCTTTAATGGCCGCCACCATCGCGGGTTTTTCCCGTATCGTGACCGAAGTCGGCTGCTCAATGATGGTCGGTGGCAATATCATGGGCTTGACCCGCAATATCCCAACGGCCATTTCATTGGAAAGCAATAAAGGCGCTTTTGCGCAGGGTGTGGCGCTTGGTATGGTACTACTTGCGTTGGCATTAGGGCTTAACTTTCTGCTCTCTTCGCTACGGGGCAAAGGCTATTTAAGGACATAA
- a CDS encoding substrate-binding domain-containing protein, whose product MKKTTFTLAAASLILVSYSASSADDTRIRLATTTSTYDSGLLDYLLPKFEQDTGYKVDVIATGTGKALKMGENGDVDLVMTHAPKAEASFVEAGYGVLPRKLMYNDFVVVGPESDPAKIADEKSIAKVFENIAKSGAVFISRGDDSGTHKKELGIWAQNKIEPNFGGYRSIGQGMGPTLNMASEMQAYTLTDRGTWLAYNNKLDLKVLFEGDEQLFNPYQVIIVNPERYPTTQYQAAKVFSDWLVNPKGQQLINDYKVNGQQLFVANADKQ is encoded by the coding sequence ATGAAAAAAACGACTTTTACCTTAGCTGCAGCTTCGTTAATTTTGGTCAGTTACTCGGCTTCCAGTGCCGATGACACTCGTATTCGTCTTGCGACCACCACCAGTACTTACGACTCTGGCTTGCTTGATTACCTCCTGCCAAAATTTGAGCAAGATACGGGCTATAAAGTAGATGTGATCGCCACAGGTACAGGTAAAGCACTGAAAATGGGCGAAAATGGCGATGTGGATTTGGTGATGACCCATGCACCGAAAGCGGAAGCCAGTTTTGTAGAAGCAGGTTACGGTGTTCTACCACGTAAACTGATGTACAACGACTTTGTGGTGGTTGGCCCAGAAAGTGATCCAGCAAAAATTGCGGATGAAAAAAGCATCGCTAAAGTGTTTGAAAATATCGCTAAGAGCGGCGCGGTGTTCATTTCACGCGGTGATGACTCAGGCACACACAAGAAAGAACTCGGTATTTGGGCACAAAACAAAATCGAACCAAATTTCGGTGGCTACCGCTCAATTGGTCAAGGCATGGGTCCAACGCTGAACATGGCGTCTGAAATGCAGGCTTATACCCTAACCGATCGTGGTACTTGGCTGGCTTACAACAATAAGCTGGATCTCAAAGTGCTGTTTGAAGGTGATGAGCAGCTGTTTAACCCTTACCAAGTGATCATTGTCAACCCTGAGCGTTACCCTACAACTCAATACCAAGCCGCTAAAGTATTTAGTGATTGGCTGGTGAACCCTAAAGGTCAGCAATTGATTAACGATTACAAAGTGAATGGCCAACAACTCTTTGTTGCCAATGCGGACAAACAGTAA